CGTATCAGCGCCGCCGAGGCGAAGAAACGTGTCGACGAAACACTCGCAGCGGTCGGCCTGGACGCGCATCGGCGCCACCTGCCCTCGCAGCTGTCCGGTGGCCAGAACCAGCGCGTGGCGCTGGCGCGCGCCCTCGTCCTGCGGCCGCGCATCCTGCTGATGGACGAGCCCTTCGGCGCCCTGGACGCCCAGACCCGCGCCGAAATGCAGCAGCTCCTGGTACAGATCTACGAACAGAACCCCTGCCTGGTGGTTTTCGTCACCCACGATGTCACCGAGGCGCTGACCCTGGGCGACCGCGTCATCGTGCTGACCAGCCAGCCGGCGAAGATCGCCGACGACTTCTCCATCCTGGAGCCGCGGCCGCGTTCAGCCACCTGGCAGCGTTCAACCGAGGCGGTCCGGATGGAAGAACGCATCCTGGCCCAGCTGCACGCCAAGAGCCCGGGCCGCGCGTCGCTGCGCGTATCGGTCTGACGGGGGCCGCCGGTGACCGTTGACCCGAACTGGAATACAGGCCGCGAGGAAGACCAGCCTTCCTATCTGTGGGAGATGCTCACCACGCCGCTGAACATCAACCTGTTCCTGG
This genomic stretch from Tahibacter amnicola harbors:
- a CDS encoding ABC transporter ATP-binding protein; translation: MGDEAVSAAATPVSVELRDIVQEYPAKDGNGVVRVVDGVSISLDRPGIVMLLGPSGCGKSTLLHMMGGVRPIGVQTPSSGQVLVDGQPCVEAHDDAVMVFQRYANRPDLTVEENVAFPFRLRHWRTRISAAEAKKRVDETLAAVGLDAHRRHLPSQLSGGQNQRVALARALVLRPRILLMDEPFGALDAQTRAEMQQLLVQIYEQNPCLVVFVTHDVTEALTLGDRVIVLTSQPAKIADDFSILEPRPRSATWQRSTEAVRMEERILAQLHAKSPGRASLRVSV